From the Planifilum fimeticola genome, the window TCGGAAGGAATGAGGACGATGAATCTGCCCAACGAGCTCAAGTACAGTGAAGAGCACGAATGGCTGAAGGTCGAAGAGGGAGGGCGTGCGCGGATCGGCATCACCGATTTCGCCCAGTCCGAATTGGGGGACATCGTGTTTGTGGAACTCCCGGAAGTAGGGGACGAAGTGACGGCGGGCGAGCCCTTCGGCAGCGTCGAGTCGGTGAAGACCGTATCCGAACTGTACGCCCCCGTCAGCGGAAAAGTGGTGGAAGTGAACGACGCCTTGGGTGACTCTCCGGAAAATGTCAACACCTCTCCGTACGGAGACGGGTGGATGATCGTCGTGGAAATGTCCGATCCCTCCCAGGTGGATCAGCTGCTGACGGCGGAGCAATACAAGGAAACAATTTCCGAAGATTAAACTTTCCGACAATAGGGTATACAGATGTAAACAGCACCCTTTCGGATCAACCGGCCCGCTTCCCGACGGGCCGGATTCCGCCTACGGGACCAATGCGCAAAGGAGGTGGGCGGATGGACGGGAATACTTACCGGATCAATATCACGCGAAAAGTGGTCGGAAGGTTGAAGGACGGGGACATCGTCCTTTATTACCATAAAAAGCCGATCGGGCGCATCGCCCTGTCCAAGGAATGCGGCATCGAGTTGGCCGAAGGCTACGAAATGGACAATCATCACATCTACGTGCTGGGCCGCTACGACGACCATATGGACCATTACACCCAAAGCTGCGATATGGGCTGGTGTTGACGCTTATCGGAGAGCATAGCGCAAGCTATGCTCAAGTTTTTTGCAGGCGAGGGCCAAGGGCGGTCATCATTGGAAAAATGGATCATTCCGGACAAGGGGGTGGCAAGGGTTCCCCTCGACTCAGCGCATGGGAAGCTGAGCTTTTTTTGTCTCCAGGTTTTCTCCGGGTGCCGGTGTGGTATCATGGTATCAAGGACGGAAATTTTCCTGGAGACAGAAATGGGAACGGGTGGAAGGAGGCGGGGGAAACATGAGTTTTTGCTGCGGGGCGACGATGATCGGCACGGTGGGAACCCTGCGTCAGGGATCGACATTGGTCCACAACGTCCCCCTGTACTACTGTCCGGTTTG encodes:
- the gcvH gene encoding glycine cleavage system protein GcvH, with translation MNLPNELKYSEEHEWLKVEEGGRARIGITDFAQSELGDIVFVELPEVGDEVTAGEPFGSVESVKTVSELYAPVSGKVVEVNDALGDSPENVNTSPYGDGWMIVVEMSDPSQVDQLLTAEQYKETISED
- a CDS encoding DUF2553 family protein, whose translation is MDGNTYRINITRKVVGRLKDGDIVLYYHKKPIGRIALSKECGIELAEGYEMDNHHIYVLGRYDDHMDHYTQSCDMGWC